A window from Toxoplasma gondii ME49 chromosome IX, whole genome shotgun sequence encodes these proteins:
- a CDS encoding hypothetical protein (encoded by transcript TGME49_306510), whose translation MDNIGGYVARNCNFSRLNGALSDLFHDTKSSVSSTDGNHPACAPSAGRGQRRHEPLEMRPFCQGQTDEDDRTESIIAGPRDYVAEDMSPVRESDDPEIVPGSAFLPFLDALPLGRIVRQAASSRTDSLQGSQLHGEKSLFRVSRYGHPAAVEQGTRDPSAVMLLRMLANSSPVEGLSSGLSPDSSADLDECFAAKPKALQPEMLLADPSGVSPRCSSNLGDHGPAKTFWRTDEASRPDFYEVGVGNGEMPAYSVQRHQDSLLTRQYGNPSNMVQENGPNCDIQGRNPASGADDTRVFEAFMTRLEAANGRPEGATTRATCDEFEGFVTHFPRTKNIVPLSLPTSPRDQRIPHLVPHRFSDVTHDANRGTSTPVFGHSESETSSSFVVAAEKGAGAPHPHLMIHKVESPVAERLKEPKAFATGLVNISPGEFPGVETENHGTTSHTNAVFGRQQIFPGSAPLQVAFASSGVHGSVGCDGSACISGMLSGQRRSLAAPVQAGCSGKPPVPFVSNDSALASSHESSVAYRCRFPREGSNVSVSVLQAAHECEDEIGSPCSAGVSERPSSRTNGQPASGGGIRQNCTLRTSVQFSAGDRDFGNSTNILANSPASSACRRAYEGYHGMNMNPCGNFSRKEQHCCSALTPDLRSQYDKLNSEKDVPIPQPQVCSADLDRLRHDIPPDRSLTDEVRKLNKREPYSDGLAEKSPKSMEQASVVARLPGYAEDEFALVGDERVPTEEKSDPVAYPVSGATTDAGGAQHPNDCRPCAFFWGQGCHKGAACRFCHENHGPRKKKPMRDQKNLMIIARPDGKLEFIRCSLQEALKACSQAMCVHNAV comes from the coding sequence ATGGACAACATCGGTGGGTACGTTGCACGAAATTGCAACTTCAGCCGATTAAACGGCGCCCTGTCTGACCTCTTCCATGATACGAAATCCTCAGTTAGTTCGACGGACGGGAATCATCCAGCGTGCGCGCCGTCGGCTGGTCGAGGCCAGCGCCGCCACGAGCCCCTCGAAATGCGCCCCTTTTGTCAAGGACAAACTGACGAAGACGATCGGACGGAATCGATCATCGCTGGTCCCCGCGACTACGTAGCAGAGGACATGTCGCCTgtgagagaaagcgacgatCCGGAGATCGTTCCTGGATCCGCGTTTCTGCCGTTTTTGGATGCCTTGCCTCTTGGTCGCATCGTTAGACAAGCGGCCTCGAGTAGGACAGACTCGTTACAAGGATCGCAGCTTCACGGGGAGAAGAGTCTGTTTCGAGTGTCTAGATATGGCCACCCGGCGGCTGTGGAGCAAGGGACGCGGGATCCTAGTGCAGTCATGTTACTTCGTATGCTGGCGAACTCTTCGCCTGTCGAGGGTCTATCGTCAGGTCTGTCGCCGGATTCCAGCGCAGACCTCGATGAATGTTTCGCAGCGAAACCGAAGGCGCTCCAGCCAGAAATGCTTTTGGCGGATCCTAGTGGTGTGTCGCCGCGATGCAGTTCAAACCTGGGGGATCACGGGCCAGCAAAGACATTTTGGAGAACCGACGAGGCGTCTCGACCCGATTTCTACGAAGTAGGCGTGGGCAACGGAGAGATGCCAGCATATTCTGTACAGAGACATCAAGACAGCTTGCTAACACGTCAGTATGGAAACCCGTCAAATATGGTGCAGGAAAACGGTCCAAACTGCGACATTCAAGGCAGAAACCCAGCAAGTGGCGCCGACGACACGCGTGTGTTCGAAGCATTCATGACCCGTCTTGAAGCAGCAAATGGGCGGCCAGAAGGTGCCACGACACGCGCCACTTGTGATGAATTTGAAGGGTTTGTGACACATTTCCCTCGAACAAAGAACATCGTTCCGCTATCCTTGCCGACGTCGCCCAGGGACCAGCGCATCCCGCATCTGGTGCCGCACCGATTTTCCGACGTTACTCACGACGCGAATCGAGGCACATCCACACCCGTGTTCGGACACAGCGAGTCTGAAACAAGCAGCAGCTTCGTGGTtgcggcagagaaaggcgcagGCGCTCCGCATCCCCATCTTATGATTCACAAGGTGGAGTCACCTGTAGCTGAACGGTTGAAGGAACCAAAGGCATTCGCGACAGGCCTGGTCAATATCTCGCCGGGGGAATTCCCGGGTGTGGAAACTGAGAACCATGGAACAACTAGCCATACGAATGCGGTGTTCGGCAGGCAGCAAATTTTCCCGGGATCAGCACCTCTCCAGGTTGCATTCGCTTCTTCCGGAGTCCATGGCTCTGTAGGTTGTGACGGCAGCGCTTGCATTTCCGGAATGCTGTCGGGGCAGAGGCGTTCGCTGGCAGCTCCAGTGCAGGCAGGGTGCTCTGGGAAGCCACCTGTTCCATTCGTGAGCAACGATTCCGCATTAGCCAGCAGTCACGAGAGTTCAGTGGCTTACAGGTGCCGTTTTCCCCGCGAGGGCTCAaacgtctctgtctcggtctTGCAAGCAGCCCACGAGTGCGAGGACGAAATAGGAAGTCCTTGCAGCGCCGGCGTTTCGGAGAGACCTAGCTCCAGAACGAATGGACAGCCTGCTTCGGGCGGGGGGATCCGGCAAAACTGTACCCTCCGGACAAGCGTCCAGTTTTCAGCAGGTGACAGAGACTTTGGTAATTCAACGAACATCTTGGCGAACAGCCCAGCTTCGTCCGCGTGTCGGCGCGCTTACGAGGGCTACCATGGGATGAACATGAATCCCTGCGGAAACTTCAGCCGTAAAGAACAGCACTGCTGCAGTGCATTGACACCTGACCTTAGAAGCCAATATGACAAATTGAATTCAGAGAAAGACGTTCCTATACCGCAGCCTCAAGTGTGCTCTGCGGACTTGGATCGTCTTCGGCACGACATCCCTCCCGATCGATCACTCACAGATGAGGTGCGGAAGTTGAACAAAAGAGAGCCATACAGTGACGGCTTGGCTGAAAAGAGTCCGAAATCGATGGAGCAGGCGTCTGTTGTGGCGCGTTTGCCTGGATATGCGGAGGACGAATTCGCTCTGGTAGGGGATGAGCGTGTCccaacagaagaaaaaagtgaCCCTGTGGCTTACCCCGTCAGCGGCGCGACGACGGATGCAGGCGGCGCACAGCATCCAAACGACTGCCGCCCCTGTGCTTTTTTCTGGGGTCAAGGATGCCATAAAGGAGCGGCCTGCAGATTTTGTCACGAAAATCACGGCCCACGGAAAAAGAAACCTATGAGAGACCAGAAGAATCTTATGATCATTGCGCGGCCCGATGGGAAGCTGGAATTCATCCGCTGTAGTTTGCAGGAAGCTCTGAAAGCTTGTAGTCAAGCGATGTGTGTTCATAATGCTGTGTGA
- a CDS encoding hypothetical protein (encoded by transcript TGME49_306500~Predicted trans-membrane domain (TMHMM2.0):1182-1205:1211-1234:1248-1271): MRVRLALPLTLVSCVGTVSPPFHDAATSASALPTFTSPWALERVSDYRPVQITPGDLPFLLKTSILEPPEATVAAVAIKETLKREALIKKRREWFQGLKKALFRLPFKRLRRRLMRRMEASRTATASFKALMGHGVRTAALGGYYGFGGLLSAIALPFRAIGYTVASGFHALVDSPQRFHNIRMALLRTEKEEAEKFLNTELRQAQESDRVMTLIEKLTNAILTQVLPPEQLRIDLRAADLQSLRDQVSVLYSRYKEAVKPNPILRAMAQGTTAQSFMGRMRNRLSYRRTVRKNAEAHVFTAFVNAVNKASLSADGRTEAVNTRVETAAALIDLFFQLCDHEERGMMRATELFLQVNKKYLEEETVAQISSSLASAVVAQRYEMAALLQRLSERDGKLLSPDAIRRACRGSDKYVDAAAARAGFPTALDTRLDYFVYIYESRDQDPELELQRCVSAENVYRLVGQKNFFVPGNENVDQQLTFEIGDFRLVKGSFLLSKIEDPTTAKRRLLHAVGGYLYNMLDSESVKHLVTETLLEMNYIPLTPIPEKTTWSVTWRRRIAKELVIAPSCVVAALSSRVDPRDLLNMEGLSDEEWKELLEPCGYALAPRSRFQRLTGRNKKDNFIRILRRMRVNSGTFTGTRPIHDAYWNALKVYLGGSDAPVHADGMPQEFFREDPTFAFLNSVFQKTVEESGVRAFYEDAAGAGIGPPALVPLQIQPVSTTEQYSPSNAPEAWRLAMRDQFRKLTSSPNRIYLVVEDAVRIRACKALKRLKRRDQLDAAIVNEVLRYFGLQGPSPPIDSLICAAAPVNAQAALGRPFATEAFATRGSAPDGSLEDPMAVFRIFIERTLMQLDGGAQLPFITRFLIEGHSQLFQIHSLIAKVNVETMRGYEADKLLKLAQAGANSDFGTVLESMKPVFTRMFDVDIIGLRHKNGADCFRFGDPWVQTGGWSAKNSYVESSVGITFAAPSSVSREDCIPGTRDGQTFSDAVTSAVHQWLSQGFSNILFNAAVDEQEVQPAETAELIRDTRGAFQALGDTARTVFQDMLRIQRNPALISRAREFLQKFFADPLKPPPVGTTRLLMSKAIALEGKDGLFDGFHSNSLVQMIWEKKDEQVNTPAETEDPIELAFKFSLFARNMSSRRSISLPLRYTSPFPLASEQQIKRHGAVHQFFYNRWKALPGSIMFFVTIGSFSCLMGGITAPLCAGIFFNFAPFYSSQLIGVIGLLAGSTISLVKLFKWYVYSTAQLAVQHMLWGALQVVVGSATMELIGDRPLGQKSTNADTERLTAIEEMSTPLLQPPTDSTSSMDETKSPQESLELR, encoded by the exons ATGAGGGTCCGGCTGGCGTTGCCGCTGACCCTGGTATCCTGTGTTGGAACCGTGTCGCCTCCCTTTCACGATGCAGCTACCTCTGCCAGTGCCCTTCCGACGTTCACCTCTCCCTGGGCACTTGAAAGAGTCTCCGATTACCGTCCTGTGCAGATCACCCCTGGCGACTTGCCATTTCTCCTCAAAACGTCTATTCTTGAACCCCCTGAGGCGACGGTGGCTGCTGTGGCGATCAAAGAAACCCTGAAAAGGGAGGCTTTGAtaaagaaacgcagagagtgGTTTCAAGGATTGAAAAAGGCTCTCTTCCGCTTGCCATTCAAAAGGCTGAGG AGGAGATTAATGAGGCGAATGGAGGCCTCCAGAACTGCGACAGCTTCGTTTAAGGCGTTGATGGGCCACGGTGTCAGAACAGCAGCACTTGGAGGTTACTACGGTTTCGGTGGTCTTTTGAGTGCAATTGCCTTGCCATTCCGTGCAATCGGTTATACCGTTGCGAGCGGATTTCACGCCCTGGTGGATTCCCCCCAGAGATTCCACAACATCCGAATGGCCTTGCTGCGAActgagaaggaggaggccGAGAAATTCTTGAACACCGAGCTCAGGCAAGCCCAGGAATCCGACCGAGTAATGACTCTGATCGAAAAACTCACCAACG CGATCCTCACGCAGGTGCTTCCGCCTGAGCAGTTGCGCATTGACCTGAGAGCGGCCGATCTACAGTCGCTTCGGGACCAAGTCTCCGTGTTGTACAGTCGGTACAAGGAAGCAGTGAAGCCAAATCCGATTCTACGTGCCATGGCTCAAGGCACCACCGCCCAGTCGTTCATGGGCCGCATGCGGAACCGTCTCAGCTACCGGCGTACTGTCAGGAAGAATGCGGAGGCGCACGTGTTCACCGCTTTCGTGAACGCCGTGAATAAGGCCTCCCTTTCCGCCGACGGGAGGACGGAGGCCGTAAACACCCGGGTTGAAACGGCAGCGGCACTAATTGACTTGTTTTTCCAGCTGT GCGACCACGAAGAAAGGGGAATGATGAGAGCCACAGAGTTGTTTCTGCAAGTGAACAAGAAATACcttgaagaggagacagttgctCAGATCTCGTCCTCGTTGGCATCTGCCGTAGTGGCTCAACGCTACGAGATGGCCGCTCTCCTGCAGAGACTTAGCGAGCGGGATG GCAAACTCTTGAGTCCCGACGCCATTCGCCGGGCATGCAGAGGCTCAGATAAATACGTTGACGCGGCCGCGGCACGCGCAGGTTTCCCAACTGCTCTTGACACGCGACTTGATTACTTTGTCTACATCTACGAGTCTCGAGACCAGGACCCTGAACTCGAATTGCAGCGGTGTGTCAGTGCAGAGAATGTGTACAGACTCGTGGGTCAGAAGAACTTCTTTGTGCCTGGCAACGAAAATGTAGACCAGCAGCTCACTTTCGAAATCGGAGACTTCCGGCTTGTCAAGG GCTCATTTCTCCTGTCTAAGATCGAGGACCCCACGACAGCCAAGCGGCGACTGCTGCATGCCGTGGGTGGATATCTTTACAACATGTTGGACTCAGAGTCTGTTAAAC ATTTGGTCACGGAAACATTGTTGGAGATGAACTATATCCCGCTGACGCCAATTCCGGAGAAAACCACGTGGAGTGTGACTTGGCGCAGAAGGATTGCAAAGGAACTCGTGATTGCACCTTCCTGTGTAGTCGCGGCGCTGTCGTCAAGAGTCGACCCCAGAGACCTCCTCAACATGGAAGGGCTGTCAGACGAGGAGTGGAAAGAACTATTGGAGCCGTGCGGCTATGCCCTAGCTCCACGTTCTCGGTTCCAACGGCTCACCGGCAGGAACAAGAAAGATAACTTCATCAGAATTCTAAGGCGCATGCGCGTGAACTCTGGTACGTTCACTGGCACTCGGCCCATTCACGACGCGTACTGGAACGCCCTCAAAGTCTACCTTGGCGGCAGCGATGCCCCTGTCCACGCAGACGGCATGCCGCAAGAGTTTTTTCGAGAGGACCCGACGTTCGCCTTTCTGAACTCTGTGTTCCAAAAGACTGTGGAAGAGTCGGGGGTCCGTGCCTTCTACGAGGATGCCGCAGGAGCAGGAATAGGTCCACCGGCTCTAGTCCCCTTGCAGATCCAGCCTGTCAGCACTACAGAGCAATATTCTCCCTCCAACGCTCCAGAAGCCTGGAGACTGGCCATGCGGGACCAGTTCAGAAAGTTGACTTCCTCCCCGAACCGAATTTATCTTGTAGTCGAGGACGCGGTCCGCATTCGCGCATGTAAAGCGCTGAAAAGGCTGAAAAGGCGCGACCAGCTCGATGCTGCCATTGTCAATGAAGTGCTGCGGTACTTTGGGCTCCAGGGGCCTTCGCCGCCGATCGATTCTCTTATCTGTGCCGCGGCGCCGGTAAACGCCCAGGCCGCACTGGGGAGACCTTTCGCCACTGAGGCTTTCGCTACCAGGGGCTCAGCTCCTGACGGAAGCCTGGAAGACCCCATGGCGGTGTTCCGCATCTTCATCGAACGCACACTCATGCAACTCGACGGCGGCGCCCAACTTCCCTTTATCACCC GGTTTTTGATCGAAGGCCATTCCCAGCTGTTTCAGATACACTCTCTGATTGCGAAGGTGAATGTTGAGACCATGCGAGGCTACGAGGCTGACAAGCTTTTGAAATTAGCGCAAGCAGGGGCCAACTCAGATTTCGGAACCGTTCTGGAGAGCATGAAGCCCGTTTTCACGAGAATGTTCGATGTTGACATCATTG GTTTGCGACACAAGAACGGAGCGGACTGCTTTCGTTTTGGAGACCCGTGGGTGCAAACTGGGGGGTGGAGCGCAAAAAACTCGTATGTTGAAAGCTCGGTGGGAATAACCTTCGCAGCCCCTTCGTCAGTTTCCCGCGAGGACTGCATTCCTGGGACGCGTGATGGCCAGACCTTTTCTGACGCAGTGACCTCTGCTGTGCATCAGTGGCTTTCTCAAGGCTTTTCGAACATTCTGTTCAACGCCGCTGTAGACGAACAAGAGGTGCAACCAGCAGAGACTGCAGAACTTATCAGAGACACGCGTGGGGCATTCCAGGCCTTGGGTGACACAGCCCGCACGGTTTTCCAAGACATGCTTCGGATCCAGAGAAACCCGGCTCTCATCAGTAGAGCTCGCGAGTTCCTACAAAAGTTTTTTGCAGACCCATTGAAGCCCCCTCCCGTCGGCACGACTCGCCTCCTCATGAGCAAAGCGATTGCCTTGGAGGGAAAGGACGGCCTCTTTGATGGATTTCACTCCAACAGTCTGGTCCAGATGATATGGGAAAAGAAGG ATGAGCAAGTTAACACGCCGGCTGAGACTGAAGATCCGATAGAACTTGCGTTCAAGTTCTCGCTTTTTGCGAGGAACATGTCGTCTCGGAGGTCTATCTCGCTGCCACTCCGCTACACGTCGCCTTTCCCACTCGCAAGCGAACAACAAATAAAGCGCCACGGGGCTGTGCACCAGTTCTTCTACAACCGTTGGAAAGCACTGCCGGGGTCCATCATGTTCTTTGTCACCATTGGTTCGTTTTCCTGCTTGATGGGAGGGATAAccgctcctctctgtgcAGGTATTTTCTTCAACTTTGCTCCCTTCTACAGTTCTCAGCTGATTGGTGTGATTGGCCTGTTAGCCGGTTCCACCATCTCACTGGTGAAGTTGTTTAAATGGTACGTTTATTCCACTGCTCAGCTTGCCGTTCAACACATGCTCTGGGGCGCTCTGCAAGTGGTTGTCGGGTCTGCGACAATGGAACTCATTGGAGACAGGCCACTCGGTCAGAAGTCCACAAACGCAGACACGGAACGACTCACTGCAATCGAGGAGATGAGCACGCCTCTGCTCCAGCCTCCAACCGATTCCACGAGCTCGATGGACGAGACGAAATCCCCGCAGGAGTCGTTGGAATTGAGGTGA